The genomic interval ttaataaactcctaattactgcttattaatacttacactctaaaaaaatgctgggttaaaaataatccaaattgggttaaatatggacaaactctgcgattgggttgttttaacccagtggttgggttaaatgtttgggttaaaaatgaccATATTGCTcgaaaatgaacccaaaataggttgtaaattaacatttattaaaatatttaagaaattaagatttattaatatgtttaatcaataataattagataataaacatttattaaattgcttattactAAATgctcaccttttgattattattgttgcctctaataattatgtctgatttttaatttctaacctattttggcttcattttaAGCTAGACATATAGTAAACTTGAATCGATAGTTAAAAtcaaaactacccagcacgttggtcaaacatttaacccaactgctgggtcaaaacaacccaatcgctgggtttgtccatatttaaaggtgcaatatgtaatattttctgtccgctagaggtcgctagaggcctattcaaaacaaaagcatagcttgatgatgcaaagtttgagcgcggaatcttgggacttgtggtcttcacctcaacggccagtgaaaaagaattgggataggactagGGAAGAAATcttgttcatggatgcgattattaacggtactgtagtatgaagcagagcaggaccgagtgttgcgggagctgaacgaggctgctggagcgattgcgcaacacacgcctcacgagcagcggaacttttattatgtcacagtcgccggcgccgcttccgcttttccggtcatgagtatgaggtaacacagctctgtttatcatattagatacatttgagtgtgttgaaaatggtgttataACGTTACTTAGTGTGTTTGCTCAGGCGGCTGCTgcgagacacttgtttgagacacactgcagtaagctagattgattttagaatatcatattaaatgctggatggcttgtgttgataaatgcaattaattttaaaatgtattatatgatGGAgtttctgtattactgttactaaaaataaagctgcatctgattatgctatgttagctacttcacaaaatagtgtttttctctgaggcatggtaaagcatggtactcgcaaaaaatcaagaaaattagatttaaacaataagactaacattaaatgtgttgagctatataacaataattagttttctgtctataaatatatcaaaacagttcccttgcctattaaaacatgtgaatattaaagcgtctttggttctacaaaataaaccggaaaccgagggtaacacgggtatgacgcaattgacagacaactcctcacacgtcctggagccttggttaaaattgcaattttcttacgatttacaaatagttggaaacatttgggatattgtaagtactcaagtgaacaaaatatataacactggcctagtggtttttggatattttactgcaaacttcttacatattgcacctttaatccaaatttggttgtttttaccccagcattttttagagtgtagtaagatagttgttaagtttaggtattgggtaggattaaagggatagttcacccaaaaatgaagatcttgccccccattgactaccatggtagaaaaaaacaatggcagtcagtggggggcgagatctgcttaattacaaacattcttccaaatatcttcccttgcgtacagcagaacaaagaaatgtatacaggtttggaagaacttgagggagagtaaatgatgacagaattttcatttttgggtgaactatccctttaagggatgtagaatatggtcttgcagaaggcattaatatgtgcttaaacagtcaataTCCTataaatatgcatgctaataagcaacttgTTAATATTGAAAACTCAAACTCAAACCAGCAAAAAAGTCtttattacttgaaataaaatgaatgttaagtgaaataaaatatcaaaaaagttaattctCCTCTTAGTTGACGGAGACCGCTGTTCTGAGCTCAACTGCACTGAGGATGAACGCTGTGAAGAGGAACATGGTGTTTACGGCTGTTTCTGCAAGGACAGCCATAACAGTTCTCAGCTTGGCTCCTTTGGTTGGACTCATTTCAAATACATGTTCATCATTGATTATATATTTGTTGTTGATCACAGCTGACATTCTCTtgacttttctctctctcagatttcattgaaACCTGTGAAAGCAGCTCTGGCTCCATGTCTCTGTCTCGCTGTCTGCTCTTTGAGGCTGGTTTTCCTACTGACATCTTACACCTCAATGATCCCAACTGCAGAGGAACAGTCCGGAATGGCAGAGTGGAGTTCTATTTTGACAACAATGACCACATCTGTGGTACAAGTCTTGTGGTAGGAATCATTACGTACATGCTCAAATggtcaaaagaacaacaaatcTTACTTTGAATCATATAATTCTTAgcaattaaaatattcaaacaaTGTGTCCCAACAGGCCAATGGCACCCACTTCATCTATGAGAACTTTATTCTGGGGGATTCTGGATCTGGGAATATAATCAGCAGGGAAAAATATCTGAGGATCCATTTCAGCTGTGTGTACCCACAAACCCAATCACTCTCCATGGACATCAACCCTCTGGAGAGGTGGGACTCACTTATTAAGAATAACTAAATTCTAAACATAAGAGTCTGTAAAttgctttaaaattatttgtttgcTGTTACAACAGCATTGTGCACAGCAACCTTCCTGCTGGTCAAGGGACCTATCAGGTCAGGATGATTCCCTATCAGGATGCTGAATTCTCTCACCCCTTCACTGGTAGTGTGAACGTAGAGctgagcaaaaatatttttgtggaagttCGTGTTGATGGAGTCGACAGCAGTCAGTTTGTCTCAGTGATTGACACATGTTGGGCTACACCTGTGAATGATCCCCATTACTCTCTCCGCTGGGACCTCATCGTTGACATGTAAGCCATggctattttattattattttttttttctcttaaactTCAGGTATGCAAATGGTGCATtttaggtatttttttttttaaaatcttttatttattgaacataaATTCATTTGACAAAAAGGGATAGATATCTGCACACTAAAATAACAGCTCCACAAAGGTAAttaataaaacagtgcaagtTTTGACCAGTCAGGTACAAACCTGATGAATGAAACAACTCTTTGtgaattaattttcatttacagCTTATATTTGAAGGAACAACTTATATTTGGTTcatataaattaacaaaaaaagtattgatcattttaaatttgctttagaTTCAGGGAAATGTACCAAGTACAAATTGGTGTAGGGAAAACCATGGACCTGTCAACCCTGACTAGAAATatgtgattcatagggtcaaatagagcctgctttaacgtcactattttttaactgttaatgcgttatttTCGTGTTAACTTCGACAGCCCTATATTCAACACAAGGGCCATTTTCTACAGTCTGAGTTGGAAGCTGACACGTTTTCCCGCCCTTTTTTGACTGGGTACGATCCtcggctgtttttaaatagTGAAAACAATTGCTTTTATCAACCGTTACCTATTATTGGCTGATacattggtgcatccctagtgcCAAGGCACCCCTGCCCCCAATATTCCCCCTTTTTTCCAAATTTGTTGATGAATATCATTCTCAATATGCCCAGGTGCCCGAGTCCAAATGACAAAGTGGAGCTTCTGCAAAATGGTGTTTCCACATCCAGCCGTTTCTCCTTCAGCATGTTTATCTTCACTGAAAACTCCACAAAGGTTTACCTGCACTGCACTATGCACCTTTGCCTTCTGTCTGACAATCACTGCTCAGTGGTGAGTTTACAAATCCTGTAACAACATTATGTTTCATAAAGTTCACACCCATAATGGATACTTGTGGTTGTCTTCTATTGTTGATGTTTGTCACTAAGAAGATAGTTATTTGATGACATAAATTGACATACAGCCGGAATGTCCTGCCTTTGTTACTTTTAGAACTGTGACTCTGAACAACACGGGAGAGAGGGCAGATCTGTGGACATCCATGACAGTACTTCCATATCCATTGGTCCATTGATGTGGTTTGACAGTAGCAAAGGTGATTTATGGAATTAAAAATTTAGTTGTGTAGTCTATTGCTGATGCATATCTGACATAGTTGATGTTTGCAATTGATCGCAAATCACACGCTACTTTACATTGACTCTTCATAGGTGAGCAGCTCCCAAATCAAGTGCAGGGTTCCAGGGCTCCAAGTCTGTGTGCTTCTCTGATGATGTTACTCATATCTATGAGTGTCCTGATATCCTTTTAGAATATTTGAACTTAGAATCATTTTAGGGATTCTTCATGTAATCTCTttttgattaatgttttgtaatCTCTTTTTGGTGAACACTCTGACTCATGTTATTAATTCTCCTTAtgttaaaagtactaatttGCAGACATTGTTGAactgattttattttgataaatgtaaCTAGTCACTTtactatggaagcttttttctgccactaaataaaacaaattaaaaaggtaattgagacttttttctcacaattctgacttttttttctctcgtaattttgactttataacatgcaattgcgagttataaagtcagaattgcaagatataaactcaagattctgactttataactcacaattctgagaaaaaaagtcagaattgttagatataaactcgcacttgtgagaaaaaaaaagtcgcaattaccttttttatttcatggcggaaataCTTTACTCATATGGGATGgagtattataaataatatataaaagtgAAATAAGCAAACTGATTTCTGTTTGGTTTTGGTGATTTACGTGTCAGTTCATTTACGTTGTGTTTTCATTCATGAgccaataaatatatataaatcaatagGTATAAGTATACCTATTGATTTAGGCTATATCTAATGtatcaaacattaaaaatgcatgtgTCATCTACTGTGAATAACTAATATGCTTGAACAGCCATGGGAGCCATGCGCAAAATCACTATTAGCTTAAGTAGATCATAGAAATTATCAATCTCTACGATCTACTTATGATGTTTTTGAGAACCGCAGTCCATGTCAAttagaaaatatgaaaaaaaaaaaaaatgcactggtTCAGTGGAAGCTTTAAGATTGTCTTTCATCACAATTGCAAGAACTCCTGTCAACATTGCATTCACACAACAATAACCCATTCATGCCATAATTTCTCACATATTTGTCCTTGCACTAAAgattatatgtacatttcttttTACAAATGTTTCACAATACATAAGCACAACACCACATAACTATACTCTACACATAAAACCTTGAACATAAtttcaaatgtgtttaattttatAGAACACAAGACAATAATCAACATAGTTTATCATAAATAATGTCATTTCAGTTGATGATCTGGATTTACAGGAAGACTTCATGATTCATGACAGACATGGGTGGTGCAAGAAGCAATGCCTGAAGGGCATTTCTTGCTGTCATTTTGCTGTCATTAAAGCAGCAACAGAATGTGCTCAGTCCACCAACTGCTGTTGAACACATTTCTGTTAAGAGGCTTGGGTTCATTCATGAAAGCTGGGGTTAAGTATCTTCCTCCAGGGCTCAATGGTGATGGCTCATGCTCAAGGCTTGTTCCTTAGACTTAGTGAACTTTCAACCTTCAGGTTATCATTCAGACATTTTGCCTGTGGATCTggtaaacaaaaccaaaacaaacaaaaaatgtagcATCAAAGGGCAAGACAACTGCAAATACAacacaattaaacaaaaatacacttACAATAAAACTAAAGTAAAATTATAATGACCAGGAatgaatttagttttattttgtgatGCACGGTGTATTATAAAATGGGGAAATTTTGCAGTCCATCAGTAACCATTATACGGTATTTTTTCTAAACAGCAGATGCacacagaaacaaactgctcctatcatggaaattctgtcatgtcGCATGAAAGGAAAATGAAAAACTGGTTTAGGTGTTGAGAAACTTTCCAGACaatattttcacaataaatTTGCAGATATGACTCGAATGAATTACCCTAATTTAATAGCAAATATGCTAAAAGTAtcatatatttcaaaatgataATTTCAAGTTATGCTAAAATTGTAAATAATGATGTCTGTCACAAAATTGTATCTCAGATATAGTTGCTTCTATTCATTcaatttgacttgacattttaatcacaaacttatttagtgatattaatttattttgccaTTATCCAATGACATTatcaaaatcacaaaacaattttataatGTGATTTTGAAATAGTTCCTGTCTATGTTTGCGTAAACGCTCAACTTAAAGCCTTATTATGagataatgtcaaaacatttttGGAATTTATAGCATGCATACACTTAATGCTTCTTGAAAATCCCCTAAACTTGTTAGTCCTGTTTCTTCCAAATATTACTGAAGTTAACGTCATCTTTTCAGGAGGATATATCTCTTATTAATTCTTCtctagttattttttttattctcagtTCAGGTTTAGAACTAAAACTTTTCAGGTACTAAAAATATCTTACCTCATTAAAAGGATTGTTCAAACTGCAACAGATAAAATAAGCACGACAAGCAGGAGTTTCACCACGACAAGTGTTCCACCTTGTGGTTTCTTGGATAAGTGCAATCAGTTTATGCCTGAGGTGCTGTTTATGTAGGCCTGTCACACAGTTGCTGTTGGCTAGACCAAATGTTCTTGTCTTTAACATAATTGTTACTTCTAAAAACATTTGtgcagtatatatatttatttttttttcccacaatgATTTATCTCATAGACTAATGTTtagtgtgaaagtgtgtgtatCAGCTTCTAATTAAAGaactagggtacgtttacacgacaacgaacgatgtactaaaaagttttcctttgtacagatgacaacgttattAAAACTATCTctgttcacatggatccgcGAAAATGGCAAAACACGCTGTATTacgcatgccagacaagtaggctagttggcgatgtcactttgtaaagaaagactacgcgcctgcgcatgcgcattcttttacagagcgcTCGCGCCAAACGCGCATGCCTGTCCAccttattttttacagtttactgcactgtTACTGAATACCTTTTaatgaagtaatttgtaactgtaacggAATACGTTTGAAAAGTATCCTTCCTAACCCTGATTATTTTATATGATAGTCTATTATACGACTTATACTATTATATCATTGTACTTCACTACTCACCATTTTATTTGctatttctgttttaatggctatattattttacagtttttgctatatatatactattttctattttattcatagatattatattattaattataataaccaTACTCAATTGtattattaggctattaatgataataatataggctaataataataatactaacatGCTATAGAATAAAATTGCCTCATGCTGTATATTGAACTATTACATCTGACCTTATATTACACTTCTATTTCATACAATTTATATTGAACTGTAGTACTATAAATGTTCTACTGCTGTAAGTTAAATGTTTTACTGGATCTATTAAGGATTGTCTTATAATCAGGGGTCCGAGCTGTGCTATTAATGTTGTCCACTAGAGGGATCCACAGGATAAGGAATCTTTTAAGCCCAATCCTTCTCTAAgagatataaacaaataaataaaagcttttagTACATTTGTATAACTATGGTGTACTGACAGTAAATCTGTGAAATgcctatatattattaaatgtttaactttttttttagaccCAAATAAAATACATTCTTCAAGTTGCCAGAcactattaaatataaaatgaagagacaattttgtcttttttactaaaatttattgttgtgttatgaataataaaacaaacattagtGTGTTGAACTGCAAGCATAATGTTAGGAGGCAACACAtattagaaataaattataaaaatgaaaagggcCTTAAGATAAATGCTTCAGATAAATAAGGTTTTGAGCTGCAAATTATCTTCACATTAATTTGAAATTGTCC from Ctenopharyngodon idella isolate HZGC_01 chromosome 12, HZGC01, whole genome shotgun sequence carries:
- the LOC127524007 gene encoding uromodulin isoform X2, whose product is MYTTAEAIPVTETSVDGDRCSELNCTEDERCEEEHGVYGCFCKDSHNSSQLGSFDFIETCESSSGSMSLSRCLLFEAGFPTDILHLNDPNCRGTVRNGRVEFYFDNNDHICGTSLVANGTHFIYENFILGDSGSGNIISREKYLRIHFSCVYPQTQSLSMDINPLESIVHSNLPAGQGTYQVRMIPYQDAEFSHPFTGSVNVELSKNIFVEVRVDGVDSSQFVSVIDTCWATPVNDPHYSLRWDLIVDMCPSPNDKVELLQNGVSTSSRFSFSMFIFTENSTKVYLHCTMHLCLLSDNHCSVNCDSEQHGREGRSVDIHDSTSISIGPLMWFDSSKGEQLPNQVQGSRAPSLCASLMMLLISMSVLISF